The sequence below is a genomic window from Cygnus olor isolate bCygOlo1 chromosome 7, bCygOlo1.pri.v2, whole genome shotgun sequence.
GCCCCGAATGTGACCCTGCTGCACCTGCTTTGAAAACCTCTGAGGAGGATCCCAGAAACCCaagcctgcagcccagccctcctACAGCAACGCAAGGAGTCACAGAAATGAATTTGAGTGAGTTAGGGGCGTTGGGGCAGAGTGAGCAGCTGGGTGACATGAGGGAACCACATGTCAGCACGTTTCCCCAGGGCAAAGAAGCAGGGGATTATTTTACTGCTCAGGAGGccgagcaggagctgggagttTTGGAAGTAGGTCAGCCGCAGGCTGTAATGCAGCAAGGTAGACAGAACCCAGATGGTGGAGAGGGTCTGCTAATGAAAAAGGAAACCTTAATCCCAAATTATCCAGCAACAGGAGGCTCAGATGGTGAAAAATTTGGAGCGATTGCAAACACTCAGGGTTTCGTTGTGAGGCCTGAGATCAGTGAGGTCTGTAGTACACAGAAGGGGGCTGTAACAACAGCTAGAAGGAACGAGGTAAACCCAGCTCTGTCTGGGAGCCAAGGAGAGCAATCCGAAGCCTGTACTTCAGCGTCAGAGTTACCCCTTAATGCTCCAAGTCTCTTCCCGGTACCAAAGCCAGAAGAACCTTTGAGGGAATACGTGCCTGGAAATGACTATCAAGATCCGATGAAAAGCGAGGCAATGAAAATagcctctgaaaaaaatgaacccAGTTTTGAAAGAGAGCTTCAAAAGGAGGATGAGCTTAGTGCTGAGCGCTTCAGCGCGCCTTTATCATTTAAGcaagaggaagaacaaaaatcagCTGTCACAACTGAAAGCCAAAAAGATGAAGCCAGTAGCAATGAAATCATAAAAGCTGATGATGTGTCTAGAGAAAGCACCACgctttctgaagcagaaatcATTACCAGTCCCACCAAGGAAATTTCCCCGGTAGATAAAAGATTATTACTGGGAGAATATGCATTAAGTACTTCTCTGAGCAGAGCCGCGGAGCTGAATCAAAAGGGAGCTGATGTGAGTGTATCgggagggaaaaacagaatgagaGCAGAGGAGGCACACGTGGCAGAAACCAGTGCATTACCTGAAGGGCCAAGTGGGGCAGAAAGACAACTCTTGAGCTCTCTTAGTAGCCACGAGCAGGATGCAGAAGAGACCCCCTTGAGCCACAATCCCAGAGAATCCAGTCTTTGTGAAAAGACTTCAGCAGGTGGCCCAAAGGAAGAAGCTGTGGGAAAGCCCCTGAATTTAGGCGGTGACTTTAAGTCATCTGAAGACCACTCAGACCCTCTGGGCTGTAACCCTGAACAACGACTGAGCGAGGGGAAAGCAGCTGCCACGGATGACCCGGAGAACAAGGGCAGCTTTGCGCTGGCGGCCTCGCCGCAGCGTCCGAGGGCAGGATGCCCGCCGAGCGTTGATTGCTTTCACTCTGAGACAGAAGGCAAAACTTTGGGCCAGCCAGGCTCTAATGGGGCTGAAGAGGTTTGTTTAGCTGGGGCACACAGTTCGCCGCTCCTCCGCCCTGAGAACAATAATGTTCTGCAGAGTAAGCAGGATGAGTCCTCGGAAGAGGCTTTTCCTAGAGAAGCCGCGTTAGAAACTGGGTACAAAACGGAGAGTCGAGGCAAGCCCGGGAGCTATAGCGAGTCAGAAGAAGGCACAAAAACGTCCAGATCAGTGCTTGAACGTCAGGACTTAAATGAATTGGCAGGGGCTGTGGGTTGCATTGCTGCTCAAACTGAGGGGGCCTCACAAATTTTGGAAACCGGAGAGCAGAGCGGGCACCTCAGCGACGTGCCTCGCAGCGATGCCGCCTGCAGCACTGCCGGGGACGGCAAAGAGCACGAGGCTGCTGTTCAGCGGGAGAAGCACCACGCTGCGGTGCGAAGTTTTGTGGAGGACAAAGGTTTGGCACTGAAAACTGAGCACGAGGCTGATATGCTGATGCAAGCTCAGCAGGAGCAAGGGGCTGCAGAAGGTCATGGAAACGTGCAGATGGCTTGTGCAGGAGTCGGTAGGGCAGAGCTCGTCCCTCGGCCACCTCAGGAGGAAGGAGTGGGTGACGGCACCAGTGGGGACAAGTGCAGCTCTTTGGTGACCCTGGAGTGCAGTGTTGGAGAACTGCAGGAAAACGCAGATGTTCCAGCTGCTCTTCCCCACGTGGAGCAGATGGAGAAGTCGGTGAGTGCTGGTGACAGAGACCGGGCTTCGAATGCAGGACACAAACAGCAGACACACCAAAGCAGTCCGACAGGTGTCGCAAGAGCAGATGATCAGGAACACACAGGAAGACCTCTAAAACCTGAGCTGGAACTAAAGCATCACAGCGACATACCAGAAATGCCTCGAAACGTTTCCGACATCCTTAATAAAGAATCTGCTGTGCTAGGTCCAGCACCAGCCCAGCATGaccctggcacagcagcagaagaggacGAGGCTGGAAGTAGTGCCGGGGTGCCAGAGGATGCGTGCAGCTGTGAACACctgcaaaacatttctggtGTGACCGTGCTTAATTTGCAAGAGTGCAAcgagcaaaacaaaaccaatctcgaggcagaagaaaactgcTGCGGTAAGCAAAACTCAAACAAGCTCAAGCAGGGCAATAATTCTTTGATCTCAGCTAGTCAGCATGAAGAAGCATGTCAGAGCGATACGTTTTCTAAAGTATCTGACAAGAAGGAGCAGCCAGTCAGCATATGCAGGATAAAAGACAGCACTGGTGAAAGCCATGCTTCTGCTGTAAATGCTCTCCCAGGGACGCAGAATTCAGCAAGTGCCACTAACATAGCACAGACTTTGCCAAGTGCTCCTGAAATAGCACATGCTTCTGataattttgagaaaaatgaacCTCGAATATCTAGCCCAGAAACTCAAGAGAAGCTGTCATTAGTGGCGAAAAGCTCAGGAGAGACCGAGGGTCTGGCTGCCGATGGGGGACCCATACAGACAGACGGAAATGTGCAGCTAAGTTGTGAGGACAGTGCTGCTGTTGACGAAACAAGCAATGTGAAAAGCGATAAAAGTCCAGGGGCAAAAGGATGTCGTTCGCTGTTACAGGCTCACGGGGAAGCAGTTCCCACTGATAAGCCTTATAAACCCGGCTTCATTCAAAAGACACCAGAGGAGCCTGGGTTTTGTCAAGCAAATTTGACAGCCCCCCTTCCGCTGACCTCTGCAGTCAATCATCCTGGCCAGCAGGCTGGAAGCGATGCAAACAACGGCACTGGGGGGGAATTACTAAATAATGAGCTGGGTGCTGTGGCATGCCAGAACGCCTTAGAAAGCAACTCCAATTTGCAGATGGCTCCAGGTTCTCAGGTGTCTGTGCATTTAGGTCCTCCACCTGGGGTAAACGCAGGTGAAAGAGCCAACTCAgaacacagctctgcagggggCAGGCACGTCGGCGACAAAGATGTTCCAAACCAAAGTTTTCGGGGAGAAGGAGACCGAAGTTTAACCCTGCCAGAGGCTTTAAACGTGGGGCAGAGTTCTGGAAACTTATCACAGTTTAATTCggagaagctgaagaaagagCTATGTGCAATTAaatccaaagaaacaaaaggtgATGTAAGCTTCAAAGCCCAGCAGAGTGACAGTTCAGCCGAGGCTCTGATagctctccctgctccagaAGGGAAGCTGCTGAGCCTTTCATCTGTTGGTAAACAAGGCGGCTGTAATGAGGAAATCGCAACCGGTATCTGCGTAGATGACAAGTACGGTATGATCTTAGAGAAACCTGGGAATttagaaaaaatggaagaggtATTAAAGGAGAATAACAGCACAACCAGGGCAGAGATCAGTATTTCCAGGCAGTCTGCGGAGAAGGAGCATGAGGTTCTGACTCCCAGCTCTCTGGGCATCGGCTCCAGCCTCCCGGACTTCAGGGAGCACATCAGCcagatatttaagaaaacagtcCACAGCACGCTGAGCGCTGAATTACCCCAGCTTGCACCCGAAAACCATGCAGGCTTCAAGCAGAGCACAGTGGCCGAGGGTAGGGCGCAGCTGTGCAGCGCTGAGAACTTGTCAGGATCGGTCGAGGGGGGCAAAGCAGCTCCTGAGGGCACGTCGGAAGCAGAGGGGCCAGAGCTGCCTTTAGCTGCTGAGGCTTCCTGCACTGCTCCCGCACCTCTGCAACAAGAAAATGCAGTGCCACCAGCGAGTCTCCGGGACGCTGAGAAAAGCAGGCAGCCTGCTGGCTGCTTAGAAATGGTCCCGAGGTCGGAGGGCTCTGCACCTGCTGAGCGCTCTCTGGAAAACCTGCAGAAGCCAACCGGAAACACTGAGCACCCCGAGAGCAGCGAGATGGAAAGAAAGGCAGGCGTGTGTGCTAGGGGTGTTGATCCTGAATCGCTAATGAGCttggagagaaagaagcaagGACCGGCTTCATCTGCCGGGGCAGCAGCTGAGAACTTCCCTGCGTATTCTGACAGGGAGCCAGATCCCAGCGGAGCTGGGATCTCTACAGGCGGCGTGCGGGAGAGTGACTTAGGTGATGCTGCTACcacagaggaaaataacttAATTACAGAGGGTACTGCAGAGCCGGTTTCATCTGAAGAGGATGTAAGTTGTCAGCCCGAACACTGCCAGGATCCTGAGCCaaatgaagaggggaaaaatgagtACAGTGGTCCAGACACTGCCAAGAGCATCTCTGATGTGGCAGCTTCAGCGCTTGTTCCGAGAGGATCTTACAGTTGTGAAAAGCTGCCAGAAAACTTTAATGTGTTACCTGGGGAAAATCAGGAGACACGCGTTCCTGGCAATCTTATGCATGACATTAGGTCTCAGAATGACACAGAGATGATACAGGATGAGCCAGGAAATAGGAAGTGCCTGGAAACATCAGAAAGTACACAAGATccacagcaagaaaagaaagggacCACGCATGGGTTAATGGATTACTTAAAAAATGAAGCCAGCCAGAATGGTTGCTTGCAAACTGACTGTCAGCTAGAATCTGGCAATATGACTGAGGgcaatataaaagaaaacagtggcaCAGTGTTAAGCACAGTAAAGGCAGGTAACGAAAAAACTGGAGACATCCCTGAAACAGGTACTGCGAGGATGTTAGTCACCGGCGAGGGTGGCTTAGCTTTAAACACAAGGACTGAAGAGCTGCAGACAGAGCTGTGCAAAAATCCCTCTGCACCTACTGCCGGGATGGAACAGGCCGAGTGTTCTGAGTGTGCAGACCTCCCTGGTGCTGCAAATCAGCCGGGCGAGATGAATTCAGAACATGAAGGCTCACCTCAGGATGCCACAAGAAAGCTATCCCCGCTTGCATTTATGGAGCCTACGACACTTGACCTCAGCAAACTTCCAGACGTGGCTGTGGCAGGACTGCCTACTGAAAGGTATTTACTTTAAATTGCTATGTGAAACGGTTGTCAGGACCCTTGGGCTCGACGGGGATACAATTTTCAAGGCGGCTACGCATTGTCTGGGAGGGCAGGGCAGTTACTCTGCTCTCCAATTTCTTTTTAGTTCCTCTTGTGTTTAAATGGGGATTAAGTGGAAGAAATTTGAAGTAATATCAAGGGTCTGGGTGTAAGAGCAGAGGTGTCCTAAAACCCAAGGAGTGTAATCCTTAACTGTCCCACTTGCTGTTCCAGTTTCCTACACTTGTCTGTGCAGATTTGTTTATGCTTCCCAGCATTCACATCTCGTAGCCTAAAGTTAGGCAACCAAATAGCACTTCCTAGCCTGAAGTTAGTAGGCTTTTGCCTAAGCGTTGGTGACCCAGTTACATCAGACCTGCAGCATTCACATGGCGGgctgcagcatttaaaaacaagcttCCAGCATAACCCAATTACTCACAGTTAGTTGTCTGGGCCTCCCTCTTATCCTCCCGCATGTTATAATGGCACTGACAGTGCCTTTGATCACTGTATTATTCAGTGTTTCTAATGACATGAAGTTGTTTCAGATGTGAATTTGTAGCTGGGACTCGTGGAGTCTAGgaattgttgcttttttattattatttttcaaaacctaGCAGAAACGAGAGAGGCTTTTTTTGTGGGAGCTTCTACTTTGCTGCCTGAGTTCCCAGTTCGATGTGCGGTTAACTCAAACGAATTATGAGTTAGGATCAGTGCTTTGCTGTTATCCTGTCACATCACTGCTTTCTTTGTAACCCCGTAAAGTTTCCTGGGCGCTgtccccctctccttccccagccaggGACAGTGAAAAGCTGAGCTGCTTCAGCAGGAATGCTGAATGAATTCAGATGGAGCCTTCCTCGGTATTACCAAAAACTGCAGTGACATTAACTGAGTAAGGAGGGAAAATGTTCCGGTGCCACATTCCTTCGAAATCAAAATGATAAAACCATATTTAAGGTGAAAATATCTGAAGCGCTTGCattactgtgaaaataaatgtaggGGGGTTCCTCCTGTTGACTGGGAGCCGGGGACGCAGGCCGCACAGGATCTCCTCTCACCACCAAAATGGAGGGCTACAAGTGCTGGAGTCTGACCTGTATGACTTTCTCTTTAAGGCTCTGCCCGTGAAATGACAATGAAATTAGAGCCCGGTGTTTGTCTCCAGttcccttcctctctttgtGTCTCCCTTTACGGGCGGCTTCGCGGTCCCGTAGCCTTGCCATGACCAcggtggcggcggcgcggccTGGTTTGGAGGCCTCCGGGGACCCAGGGGCTGCCCACGCTGTGTCTGCGCATGTGTGTGCCAGCAGGGCGGGTGTCACGCTTTAAATAAATACCTGTGGcgagcagggcagggctctCAGAACAGCTGCTGGCAATCCTTGGAGTGGTTGCTTAATACTTGCATATGCTTCAGGAATTCACGCTCACCTGTTTTGGCAGCGGGCGGGTTTGTACCAACAGGCAGCTGCGACTGCGGGGCCGCGGCTCCCAGCAGTGCCGCGCACGCACCAAGCGAGCAGGCACGGGCAGGAGGTAGGGAGGGGTCTCTGCTTTCGGCCAGGCTCGTTTCTTAGAGGGACACGCATTTGTCGTGTGggtgagaagcagaagagatgaGCTGGGCCGTCTGGTCTCTCTTTAGAGGGTTTGACACGCTGGCCGGTCCGCTCTTCCTCTGAGCTCAAAGCTGGGTTTGTGTAGTTGAACttcaggctgtgctgggcattGTGTGTGCTCTGGTCACAGCTGTCTGTTTGTCTCAGAGTGGCCTCCACGTGCTTATTGCCCTCTGATTGTTCCAGAGGGTAAACTGTGGTAGCGGTGCATAAAACGGCGTGCTTTTCTAGGAGCTCGGTGTGGGAATTTGGGCCTGATGGACAAAGTCCAGAGAGAAAGACTCCTTACACTCCCCTCTAAATCAccacaaaacagaagtaaaaagtaTATTGTAtttaggagaaagaaatgctaTGCTCTGAATTACTTCAGTACTGCTTTTTTCCATCTCCACTGCTTCTGTGTAGCTCCACCTCTTACGAGATCCCTTATGTTGAAACTCCACTGATCTACGGTTGAAGGGGCAAAGTTGTGGTCAGAACATCCAGTCCTTGCTaggatttctttctgcagaggaTGTGGAGGAATTActtctcctcccagctgtgGCACTGGGCAGGAAGGTGCCCTTGTGATGAGCAGGAcatccaggagcagcaggatgcTATGTGATCCCTTCCCCACTGCCTGAAGGAGTGGGACAGTGGTCAACAAATAAGAAGAGCTTTTGTGACTTGAGGCAATAGTACGGCACCAGTAACTTCCCttcaaattttcagtgaaaaaggaaagttaGTTTTGGAAAGGAGGCCGTGGCATAAGCAGTAGCCCCACTTTCCTCTAGAAGCACGCTTACTGTTGGGCATCTGGCTGCTTCAATTCCTTGTCCCTGAGTTTTACTCAGAAAAGAAGCACAGGacttgagggtttttttttttccttttattattattattattttttttttttggtaatgtcTCCATACTTCTTCATCCCTttacaaggaaggaaaggaggctTGTGTATGTCCATTTTGTGTGTGTCCAGGGAGTCCTTCTCATAGAATCATgggatggtttgggttagaaggtACCTTAAAGttcatctaactccaacccccctgccataaaTTATACCTTATGCCACTGAAATGCTTCAGTGTGCATCATGGGCCATGGCAGACGTTGAGCAGAGCATGGATCAAAATAGCAAATGATATCAAAATTTTGGGGTGTTTAGAGATGGTGTGGAGTTTCCCGATAACTTTCTGTAATTCTACTGGCTGGTACACGCGAAGTGCGATCGTCTCTTGGAAAAGGTGCCAAGGGAGCTTTTCGAGGCAGAGACTTTGTCATTCCTGGCGTGCGTCTGCGAGGTGCGGAGAACAGAGGGCAGCACTGGCTGACCCGGTGGTGTGGCGAAGCTCGGCTCCTTTACAACCACCGGGTGCTCTGGGGCTCTGGAGACGCCTGTGGACCTGCCTTGGGGCTGGGAGTGCAGCCTCGGCCATAAAGCACCCACCTTAAAGGGCAAGGGAGCCGAGGCACCATGGCACATCGGGGCCTTCCCCAGCTGTAGCACTGTACCGTGGGCCCTCTCCTACTGCTGCCGATGGTTTTTGGAAAATCGAGAGTTCTGCTGCATTGACTGACATCACCGACAAATCTAAACAGTGTTCTCATATGGAAAGTGCATTGCAGCAACTGGCATCCGCAAAGCTACTGGAAAAACGCCGTGTCCTACACGGAGGTCAGGCACGATCTCTAAAGTTGGTCCAGACATACTTTGGGATCGTCTTTGTGCTTTGTTCTTGCCATCAAAAATTGGCAAGTTCAACTGAACGAAAGGAATGTTCACTCCTTCGTAAATACTGACTTGGGCTATTTTGTCTGCATAACAAATAcagtgttaaatattttaacagtctTGCTGGATGAGGTATGAGGAATGTAGAGCTGCTTTTCAGATCAGTCAAGTGGGTTTTGAGCACTAACACTTTGGGCCATTAGCATCCAAAAACAAGATTTTtggatttaaaaggaaatttatcAAAACAGTGGCTATGCatcgttctttctttcttttttctttctttttctttttttttttttttttttaattcaaaattagcTTACCTGTGCAGCCTGTCAggatcagaaaagaaaggtgaaaaatagCTGCAGGTGATTTACACGTGAATAACATGCACAAAGTTAAAcagtctgtctctctctcctcacCTTCTTCCTGACATCTTTGCATCtaaattctctctctgtatttttccccatcttaCTGTCACTGTTATCCCCGGAAGGGGTAACTGTTAGCACCATTATGCTTTTTGAGATGCAAggagctcagcctgcagcccctggctggcTGGTGAGTCCTGTGCGAATTCTGTCTGTGTGAAGACTGCAGGGTCGAGCCTGTGATACGTAATTTTGGGACTTTTCTATTAgtggaagaataaaattaagatGACTTCACTCTTACCCAACTGACATCCCATATATCTTTCTAAGAAATCAAAGGGAGTTCTGCCATCTACTTTAGCAGATGCCATTGACCTAATTGAGTGGTGCTTTAGGCAGTGGCTAAATCAGTGtaaagtatttataaaatgcTGATCTGACAGAATGCCCTGTTGTACTGAAAGCACATGCCAGTGGAAAACAAGGTATGAGACACATTGCTGTGTGttatggttttttttattattttttttttttattttatctcttcCTCTGCTAAAGTACAGGAGTAAATCATCCCTGGTCTTGCTAAATTGCAGGTACATCTTTGTACTGAAAACATTGTTTAACACTCTTGAGAACCTTGGTCACACATTCGTTAGGTATGTATTGACACAGGTGATAGatgagctgctgtttttcaaacatcCTTCAGTGCTCCACAAGAAATTACGTTTATTCAATCAGATACAGGGATTTGCTAAAGAAATCTGGCAAGGATGCTGTGAGATTTTGTCCAATGTCTGGACAGGCAGTTTAGTATCCATTCTTTTCTCATTAagttaaaaattactttctgattactttttttttttttttctgattggcTTTCAACTTTGCTTCTTCCAAGTAAGCCACTTGTCTTCCCCAAATCGTTTTTGCGTCTCCTACGTATCCCcctgttttctgtattccagCTCTTATCTTCTggcttcctgcagagctggatGCCATGCAGCGAGCCCCACCGTCCCTGTTTCTAATAGAATATGCAAAGTAGGATTAGTCCCGGCTTTGAACCCTGCGGAGGGCAGCTCTGAGAATAGCAATTACAGACACAGGCATATTCTCCATGACTTGGATGTGGCTTCCTTCCAGTTTTTCTGCATCTTGGCATGCTTGCATTGCACTAGTGCTTCTTAACAGACTTCTCTGGAGCCTTGTCTGAAGAGCCAGAACTCCGAGTACTTCTCTTATCCTTTGCTTTCcgtttttccttcttttttcccccaacttgAGCAAAGACCACACTCTCTGCCCTTTTTGAGAGCTCCTGTAggtaaaatgctttttgaacaAGAAAGGGTCAAGTGTGTAAAGTGCTGAGAGTTAGATTCTGAAAATGAACGAGGCGAGCAGCCTTGTGCAGTCTTTGTTTCCAAATCTAAATGGCCACAGGTAGCAGTTGTCTGTTGCTGTCACGATCTAGCAAAGATATTAAAGTTGGCTTTAGGCGGTGTGCGCGTTAGGGGCTAATACTCAGCATGCCTGTAGATAGACTCAGTAGGTAACCCAGCAGGTAAAAATGCAAGTGTTGGTGAGCGGGGTGCCCGCTGCTGTCTGTTGCCTTGGATTGCCTGTGGTCACTGCAAGCTCAAATGCAGGTTTCAGTTCATGAGACCTTCTTATGTtgatgtcacagaatcacagaatggtttgggttggcagggaccttaaagcccacccagttccaaccccctgccatggcagggtcacctcccaccagcccaggttgctcagggccccatccaacctggccttgagcacctccagggacggggcagccacagcttctccgggcaacctgtgccagtccattcttctgagtgaagaatttcctcctaacctctaatctaaatctcccctcttttagtttaaaaccattccctcttgtcctgtcattgtctgcccgagcaaaaagttgctctccatcttttttgtaagcCCCTTTAAGTACcgaaaggccacaatgaggactccttggagccttctcctctccagcctGAACATCCTCCATaggagaggggctccagccctctggCCACCCTCATGGCCTCCTCTGGGCCACAGcaggtccatgtccttgtgctgggggccccaggcctggaagcagcactgcaggtgcGGAGTGTCCCTAGAGGCTGTCTTATCAATATTCGTCTAAGTATGTGGGAGCTCAAGTGTGTCACTAATAGCAGGAGGGACTTATCTAGGTTTTGTTATGCCTTAGCATTTGGGTACTCCGTAAGAAAACGTCATGCTTTCTGGATCTGTTTGCACTCTGTTCATCTACATGGATCTCGACCAGTATCTTGCAGGTTAATTCTTGTGGTGGAGTCCCTTTAGCCTTTAAGAAGCTCTCCTTCTCAAACTGTAGTAAATGGAGAGATTTTAATTGTTCCAATCAAAGGCTTAATTGTTCCGGACTCTCAGGTCCGCCTGAAACGCTGAGTGGCATCATCTGGTGCTGTGGTCACGGTCTGACCCCGTTGCGTTGTGTGAATCTCGCTCTCGCTGCTGAAAGGCgcctgggctctgctgcctggtAAGCTTTTTCTGGGGAGCTCTTCTGGGTTCGCCCAGGCCTAACCCATCCTCTTCCCTGGTCGTGGAGGGGTATCAGCAGAGTTTGGCTCCGACAGATCAGCCGGAGAGAAAGCTGCCTTGTGGTCCTGTGATCCTTTTTCACCCAGCCCCTCCCACACATGCTGTACTGCCCTCAGTCGCTTAAGTAAGGGGGATGTCTGGTTGTGTCAGcttataaaaagcaaattagGAGAACAGGCTGTATGTGGACAAGCAGGATTTAAGCGATCTGCTGGCCTGAACTAGCTGGTATTCTCCAGCCTCAAACCTGGCCTCTTGGCCTCTCTGTGTAAATGATGCCCTGAAAAACTCCGAGCGCTTGCTTCGCCAGACCGAGACTCATCAgacttctattttcttctttcagcccGTTGTTTTTTCATAGCTCCTTTGGCTAATGAAACACGAGCAGTGTAATCAAtaccgctttttttttttttttttttaaaggcactcAAGAGCTTATGTAAAATCTTTGGAATTTGTTAGCATGATAACATT
It includes:
- the TACC2 gene encoding transforming acidic coiled-coil-containing protein 2 isoform X5 produces the protein MGNENSSAENQSAPQDSELDHPPGKGHGKRSNPQENSVGGSGAQDISELLPAAVRLAESTSPLIPEPTSVSNEGISSSSAEDLSDPNSSGVPAEVTGQSSALQDHGGQAGCSVLQQTAEGKEGSLPTPMPLAGSSEEEVAADLASSNDKLPTSNCNEAVPPPGPVSDKEEGIARGVSEDRGPECDPAAPALKTSEEDPRNPSLQPSPPTATQGVTEMNLSELGALGQSEQLGDMREPHVSTFPQGKEAGDYFTAQEAEQELGVLEVGQPQAVMQQGRQNPDGGEGLLMKKETLIPNYPATGGSDGEKFGAIANTQGFVVRPEISEVCSTQKGAVTTARRNEVNPALSGSQGEQSEACTSASELPLNAPSLFPVPKPEEPLREYVPGNDYQDPMKSEAMKIASEKNEPSFERELQKEDELSAERFSAPLSFKQEEEQKSAVTTESQKDEASSNEIIKADDVSRESTTLSEAEIITSPTKEISPVDKRLLLGEYALSTSLSRAAELNQKGADVSVSGGKNRMRAEEAHVAETSALPEGPSGAERQLLSSLSSHEQDAEETPLSHNPRESSLCEKTSAGGPKEEAVGKPLNLGGDFKSSEDHSDPLGCNPEQRLSEGKAAATDDPENKGSFALAASPQRPRAGCPPSVDCFHSETEGKTLGQPGSNGAEEVCLAGAHSSPLLRPENNNVLQSKQDESSEEAFPREAALETGYKTESRGKPGSYSESEEGTKTSRSVLERQDLNELAGAVGCIAAQTEGASQILETGEQSGHLSDVPRSDAACSTAGDGKEHEAAVQREKHHAAVRSFVEDKGLALKTEHEADMLMQAQQEQGAAEGHGNVQMACAGVGRAELVPRPPQEEGVGDGTSGDKCSSLVTLECSVGELQENADVPAALPHVEQMEKSVSAGDRDRASNAGHKQQTHQSSPTGVARADDQEHTGRPLKPELELKHHSDIPEMPRNVSDILNKESAVLGPAPAQHDPGTAAEEDEAGSSAGVPEDACSCEHLQNISGVTVLNLQECNEQNKTNLEAEENCCGKQNSNKLKQGNNSLISASQHEEACQSDTFSKVSDKKEQPVSICRIKDSTGESHASAVNALPGTQNSASATNIAQTLPSAPEIAHASDNFEKNEPRISSPETQEKLSLVAKSSGETEGLAADGGPIQTDGNVQLSCEDSAAVDETSNVKSDKSPGAKGCRSLLQAHGEAVPTDKPYKPGFIQKTPEEPGFCQANLTAPLPLTSAVNHPGQQAGSDANNGTGGELLNNELGAVACQNALESNSNLQMAPGSQVSVHLGPPPGVNAGERANSEHSSAGGRHVGDKDVPNQSFRGEGDRSLTLPEALNVGQSSGNLSQFNSEKLKKELCAIKSKETKGDVSFKAQQSDSSAEALIALPAPEGKLLSLSSVGKQGGCNEEIATGICVDDKYGMILEKPGNLEKMEEVLKENNSTTRAEISISRQSAEKEHEVLTPSSLGIGSSLPDFREHISQIFKKTVHSTLSAELPQLAPENHAGFKQSTVAEGRAQLCSAENLSGSVEGGKAAPEGTSEAEGPELPLAAEASCTAPAPLQQENAVPPASLRDAEKSRQPAGCLEMVPRSEGSAPAERSLENLQKPTGNTEHPESSEMERKAGVCARGVDPESLMSLERKKQGPASSAGAAAENFPAYSDREPDPSGAGISTGGVRESDLGDAATTEENNLITEGTAEPVSSEEDVSCQPEHCQDPEPNEEGKNEYSGPDTAKSISDVAASALVPRGSYSCEKLPENFNVLPGENQETRVPGNLMHDIRSQNDTEMIQDEPGNRKCLETSESTQDPQQEKKGTTHGLMDYLKNEASQNGCLQTDCQLESGNMTEGNIKENSGTVLSTVKAGNEKTGDIPETGTARMLVTGEGGLALNTRTEELQTELCKNPSAPTAGMEQAECSECADLPGAANQPGEMNSEHEGSPQDATRKLSPLAFMEPTTLDLSKLPDVAVAGLPTESPPGPGDDIQLAAALDPSEQPLPVPAAYGNVEPGDAAELTAASTSKPDSCDEADKLVSGDVPSAVAPGEGVELPPQESEGFAEEIKRSSDSEEAFETPESTTPVKAPPSPPQPPPEAAAAVVADLAEQEIKPQLSLEDAGLSSETVPVADVSHSESVEESPFRPASHSFSTVFDEDKPIASSGTYNLDFDNIELVDSLHALGPSSPESKNRDPKANVRRKSTDSVPVSKSTLSRSLSLQASDFDGASYLGNNETLAPAADAYGTGSSSASSTLKRTKKSRPASLKKKPSAKKSLDAPPVKETPQEPSDLDQAASAPGEDKPTSDAKADSVKPECTEPSKISAEKQEAPAVPEGSYPLDPDSFEGISAFSTGGSKVQNSPPASKKTLPLTTAPEAVEVTPPDTGGQEDPPVKGVAVRLEFDYSEEKGIGEDPQESTPPKKAGKKPGAKMPLRRPKTKKSVEKLDNVPTTPTKTPTDPNEIPITKGSYTFDIDKWDDPNFNPFSSSTKMQESPKLPQQTYSFEPDMCEDSIDPFKSSSKIASSPTKSPASFEIPASANETNGTDGDSLNKPAKKKKTPLKTMVEDVMSVCSLFDTFRVKKSPKRSPLSDPPSQDPTPLPTPETPPVISTVVHATDEEKLASSVTSQKWTCMTVDLNTDKQDYPQPSDLSTFVNETKFSSPTEELEYGNSYEIEYMEKIGSSVPQDDSTSKKQSLYLMFDAQQESPVKSPPIRLSDSTTPCSGSSFEDPEAQQSSGIKIQHPASRVLTTSQEAHLQSPDKSKQKDLEPMTLGTTPEAIEITSPEDSFVSADALLNRISKKTSICDQPEYLDPDLAEKNPPVFAQKLQREPAIPADVSISKSALYSRIGTSDAESTTSLLYPQQDLDSALRLARAEIVAKEREVSEWKEKYEESRREVMEMRKIVSEYEKTIAQMIEDEQREKSVSHHTVQQLIVEKEQALADLNSVEKSLADLFRRYEKMKEVLEGFRKNEEVLKKCAQEYLSRVKKEEQRYQALKIHAEEKLDRANAEIAQVRGKAQQEQAAYQASLRKEQLKVDALERTLEQKNKEIEELTKICDELIAKMGKS